A region of Astyanax mexicanus isolate ESR-SI-001 chromosome 23, AstMex3_surface, whole genome shotgun sequence DNA encodes the following proteins:
- the LOC111191034 gene encoding sterile alpha motif domain-containing protein 3, whose protein sequence is MSASAVLRIILGQDDSTKLTLPFGIPDSVEELKSEIKRQCDVSGDFRMQYKDIDFDEFLNLTSTSDIQNKATLKVIYVPGASSTSSPCLSPQTPTQDENRSMPSDTDILSSSSSLSSSSSSPSLRCSPWPDAFPVPVFVYDVEIQLQRANSDFESNGTLFSPSPKMKSDILECLASQIIKYKAYPSNAEFDAVAEALVKKHPCLREQGSVTGFSGWKISLKYKMANFRTKLRNIGCSELNVNSLKRKQSGQHTSPNQVKKPRRAEVNYCPDFPVGHTKESLEQERLSLLSEVTKKNNEQVVKVKMEKTFAYRRHEVIEDKPFIANFKERWPALFSEREVEAEFARITTVPLRSKFMQQLDYHSSQLMKVLPRKGGVAGQKIKNIFADVDKNDAIETRRACVLKALIVYLNEDPENLIREYLDVEDKQEMEQTVLGVFAVKKEGAEPTDDLEDVGIVIEGVEVLRTLGNIANAVAILFGLMYSLDLSYPTNLKYTFEVLQKVVMELDDKQLSRKAQVLKNKLFEGKV, encoded by the exons ATGTCTGCTTCAGCTGTGCTTCGCATCATCCTAGGGCAAGATGACTCCACTAAATTAACCCTGCCCTTTGGAATACCAGACTCTGTTGAGGAACTTAAAAGTGAGATAAAGAGACAATGTGATGTGTCAGGAGACTTTAGGATGCAGTACAAGGACAttgattttgatgagtttttAAACTTGACCTCCACTTCAGACATTCAAAACAAGGCAACACTCAAAGTGATCTACGTCCCAGGTGCCTCATCTACAAGCAGCCCTTGCCTTTCACCACAGACACCCACCCAGGATGAGAACAGATCCATGCCGTCAGACACAGACATTctctcatcttcatcatcattgtCATCGTCTTCGTCGTCACCATCCCTGCGATGTTCACCATGGCCAGATGCCTTTCCTGTGCCAGTGTTTGTCTATGATGTTGAGATCCAGCTCCAGCGGGCAAATAGTGACTTTGAAAGTAATGGTACCCTCTTCAGTCCTAGTCCAAAAATGAAGTCTGACATTCTTGAATGCTTGGCATCacaaataatcaaatataaaGCATATCCCTCAAATGCTGAATTTGATGCAGTAGCTGAAGCACTGGTGAAGAAGCACCCATGTTTAAGGGAGCAAGGATCTGTTACTGGCTTCTCTGGGTGGAAGATTAGTCTAAAATATAAGATGGCGAATTTTCGCACTAAGCTGCGAAACATTGGATGTTCAGAACTGAATGTCAATTCCCTTAAGCGTAAACAGAGTGGTCAGCACACATCTCCAAATCAAGTGAAGAAACCTAGAAGAGCAGAGGTGAACTACTGTCCAGACTTTCCTGTCGGCCATACCAAAGAGAGCCTAGAGCAAGAAAGGCTGTCACTGTTGTCCGAGGTGACGAAGAAAAACAATGAACAGGTGGTTAAGGTGAAAATGGAAAAGACATTCGCTTACAGACGGCATGAGGTGATTGAAGACAAGCCGTTCATTGCAAATTTCAAGGAACGGTGGCCAGCTCTCTTCTCTGAGCGAGAG GTTGAAGCAGAGTTTGCACGCATCACCACTGTCCCACTGAGATCTAAGTTCATGCAGCAACTTGATTACCACTCTTCCCAGCTGATGAAAGTTTTGCCACGGAAAGGAGGAGTAGCTGgacaaaaaatcaaaaatatcTTTGCTGACGTGGACAAG AATGATGCCATTGAAACAAGAAGAGCATGTGTACTGAAGGCACTAATTGTCTACCTGAATGAAGACCCCGAAAACCTCATTAGGGAGTATCTT gATGTTGAGGACAAGCAGGAGATGGAGCAGACAGTTCTGGGAGTCTTTGCTGTAAAGAAGGAGGGGGCAGAACCCACTGATGACCTGGAAGATGTCGGTATAGTCATCGAAGGAGTGGAAGTACTTCGCACCCTTGGTAACATTGCAAATGCAGTTGCCATTTTATTTGGCCTCATGTACTCACTGGATTTGAGCTACCCAACCAATCTTAAGTACACATTTGAGGTTCTGCAGAAAGTTGTTATGGAACTGGATGACAAACAACTGTCAAGAAAGGCTCAAGTGTTAAAAAACAAACTGTTTGAAGGGAAAGTGTAG